A region from the Candidatus Zixiibacteriota bacterium genome encodes:
- a CDS encoding alpha/beta fold hydrolase, protein MVSLEKYRRTAKIGRYKLSYLQKGRGKPLVFLHGFLGSSYSFRHVFEELSLKNKLIVPDLPGCGQSSKPPRLDYMVGTQMSIVMRLLEQLKLKEVIIGGVSTGGAVALNFALEYPRMLKKLILVDSFGLKFQGRERRTLFGIKLSGDIYAHLSDPEQLAKVYQRQFNQKHRPTPEDREMFTQQSQHKNVIECAAKMLNSNRMFEVFGIQRIETPTLVVWGERDKILPKNMAERYVRVLPDARYVMIPEAGHLPHEESPEDFLTVVRGFIEDSIPSNT, encoded by the coding sequence ATGGTATCTCTGGAGAAATATCGCAGAACAGCGAAGATCGGCCGCTACAAGCTCAGCTACCTGCAGAAGGGCCGGGGCAAACCGCTTGTGTTTTTACACGGTTTTCTGGGTTCCTCATATTCGTTCCGCCATGTGTTCGAGGAACTATCGCTGAAAAACAAGCTGATAGTGCCGGATTTGCCCGGATGCGGTCAGTCCAGCAAACCACCCCGTCTGGATTATATGGTCGGGACGCAGATGTCAATCGTAATGCGCCTGCTCGAACAGCTAAAGCTAAAAGAAGTAATTATCGGCGGAGTTTCCACAGGTGGCGCGGTGGCCCTCAATTTTGCGCTCGAGTATCCGCGGATGCTCAAAAAACTGATACTTGTCGATTCTTTCGGGCTTAAATTCCAGGGAAGGGAACGCAGGACGTTGTTCGGTATTAAACTCTCCGGCGATATCTACGCTCATCTCTCGGATCCGGAGCAACTGGCCAAAGTCTACCAGAGGCAGTTTAATCAGAAACATCGTCCCACACCTGAAGACCGGGAGATGTTTACACAACAGAGTCAGCACAAGAATGTGATCGAGTGCGCGGCAAAAATGCTCAACTCCAACCGGATGTTCGAGGTCTTCGGTATCCAGAGAATCGAGACTCCGACTTTGGTGGTTTGGGGCGAACGGGATAAGATCCTGCCTAAGAATATGGCCGAACGCTATGTGCGTGTGCTTCCCGATGCGCGCTACGTGATGATCCCGGAAGCGGGTCATCTTCCGCACGAGGAAAGCCCGGAAGATTTCCTGACGGTTGTGCGTGGATTCATCGAGGATTCGATTCCCTCCAATACCTGA